The following nucleotide sequence is from Pogoniulus pusillus isolate bPogPus1 chromosome 41, bPogPus1.pri, whole genome shotgun sequence.
CCCTCTGCAGAGGCCAAAAGGACCTCCTTGGCCTGAGCATCACCTCCTTGCTCAgtccacagcagggaggtttCTGTGCACGGACAAGAGGAACATGCCCGTAGacagccctgggtgctgcccagcctgagctcagcaccctggagccctcctgggcaggtcTGGGAGGCTGCCCGCAGTGCGCAGGGAAGGCTGCGCAGGGCACTCCGCTCCCTCCCCCGCTCCCCTCCCCGGCAGCAAGGACGCAGCAGCCCCGGGTCGGTCTGACGTTTATTTACAGAATTGCACGGCCCGGTTCCCGCGGACGCTGGCGGGGCAGGCTGCGAGGCACCGAGCCCGGTTCCCCCGGACGCTGGCGGGGCAGGCTGCCAGGCACCGAGCCCGGTTCCCGCGGACGCTGGCGGGGCAGGCTGCCAGGCACCGAGCCCGGTTCCCCCGGACGCTGGCGGGGCAGGCTGCGAGGCACCGAGCCCGGTTCCCCCGGACGCTGGCGGGGCAGGCTGCCAGGCACCGAGCCCGGTTCCCCCGGACGCTGGCGGGGCAGGCTGCCAGGCACCGAGCCCGGTTCCCCCGGACGCTGGCGGGGCAGGCTGCCAGGCACCGAGCCCGGTTCCCCCGGACGCTGGCGGGGCAGGCTGCCAGGCACCGAGCCCGGTTCCCCCGGACGCTGGCGGGGCAGGCTGCCAGGCACCAAGCCCCCACGGCCACCAGCTGGACACCTCCTccgggcaggaggagaaggctcgGGGAGTCGCTGCGGGGGTTTGCAGGGACACATGCAACAGCTCCGGCGCTTGGCAGCTACGGCAGAGAGGAGGAAGCCGAGAGGCAAGCACAGGGCCCGGCCCCAGCCGCTCCCAGCCAGGGACCTGTGGCTTCCACAGTCGCATGTCTGGACCAAGAGTGCACTTCCCGAGTGGCTCCTGCGAGGCGTCGCCAGGGAATTGTGGAGTGGGAGAGCTTCGCTacctgccaccagcagcctgctgcgagcctcagctgctgggaggcagccagagccggGAAGGTTTAACTAACCCCCCCCCAGCTGTCTCCACTGGGAATGTGTCCTGGTGACAATGGGtttgctggggaggggctgaaGGAAAGGGGACCCAGGACAAGGCACAGAGCAGTGGTGCAGCCCTCGCTGCCGTGGGAAGGGGCATGTGGATGGAGCAGCAACCCTGCACAAGCTGGCTGCAAGCaggacactgctgctgtgcagggcccagacccaggcccctctgcactgcacagcctgcagcacggAGCAGCAACCCTGCACgacagggagaagggaaggtgcccatggacagatggcagaagggaagggacaggcagggagggagcagagatgcacagcctggctgcagcagaagacagcCACAATCAGAGAGCTTCACACTCAGAACACAGACCAGCTTGGGCCAgcccacagctgggcacagagaggctgctgtgttGGGCTGCCACCCAGAGCCCTGGGACAGAAGGTGGAGAAGAGCACAGACaggccccagggctggagcGATCCTGCTGGGGGAGACAGGCCACTGGCCCTTGCTGCTCatgccagcagcttccagccTAGGGCCAGCAAGAGGGAAGCATCCTCCTGctttgcagctggagagcagggcaagggcacACAGGGCACTGAATGAAAGCACTGCCAGGGCTcgctccagcagggcactggACTGATCcacctgggctcagcagagcaaaagggGCATGGTGTGACTGCCACCCCCCTCTGCAAAGCCATGGGCGCTTCGGAGTCTGCCTCCTCTCTACTGCCCACTCTCACCACGGCAGGTGGGaggaccagggcagtgcccaCACTGGTGTCCTTATggcctgctcccctcagaggGCTCAGGGATGCAGAGCATCAAGCACAGGCATTGCCTGGCAGCgtggggaggcagaggagagacaAGGACTAAAGCCAAAGCCAAGGAGACTCTTGGCAGAGCAGGCGCCCCCAGAGAGGCTCTTAGCTGGATGTGCTGGGAATGCAGGtgggtgaagaggaggaggagcaacaatgctggcagtgcagagggaACCCAGAGCCTGTTCTCTGTGAGCCAGCAACCCCGGGGTGCTTCCCTGGAGGATGCAAAGCAGGCAGGTAGAGCTTCAgggccaaaccaaaccacagcagCTCCCGGGGCTGCTGCCCAGGAATGTGCAAATCAAATGCGTGGGGACAGCCAGGACAGCAGGGCCTGTCCCTAAGGTGTGCTGTGACCAATGCTACGAGAGGGCCAGCCTCAGGGTGGTGGAAGGACATCAGCAAACAGAGCCTCCAAGCCCCTGGGCTCAGGAGagctcccttcagcatcctgccAAAGCAAAAGGCAATGGTGGCTTTAGCTAGCACGAGCCATGGCTGctcatccccagctcctccatcTACCTTTGCCAGGCACAGCAAGGGCTGAGTGCATCCACGTGCTGGGGACGAGAGAGGATCTGCAAGGAAAGGGTTTAGTGAGCTCACAGCTGCACAGGAAGAGATGTCCCAAGGGTGAAACTCCTTCTGCAATTCTCAAAAGTACAGTACTTGGAGTACAAAAGCTCTGCACTCGGGGTGGTGGCACTGGGCTCCTTCTGGGCTTAGAGTAGTTATTAAAAACACACAGGGTTCTAGAAAGGACAAAAACACCACGAAGAGACCAAGGAGTGAggggaaaggctgctgcaggatTATCAAAACCAATTTAGTGCaaaggagaaggaggctccGGAGGGGGGAGGATGAGAAGAGTTCTTTGTCTGCTCGGCTGGAGAAAAGGCATAGAGGTAACCTCTGAATGAGATCAGGCTGCCAGCTCCCGACTGAAGCTCAGAACATCGACAGGGAGGGACTGGGACACAATCTGCATGGCCTTAAAAAATCATCTGATCTAGAGAGAGATGGAGCTGGAGCCACTCCCCCCTGTGCTGCTCGGGCACAGCAAAGTGTCCCTGCAGACAGGCACCTCCTGCCACCCGCTCCTGGGGCTGCCTGATGCGGCAGACGTTGGGCATCTGCCCCTTTGCCTCGGTACGGAGCAGGTGCTGAGCACAAAGTCCCCTCGGGTGGGATGATTCCGTCCCAGCGCCTCCACAGGTGCCATGTGCCCTGCGTGCCTGGGGGGCACTCGACCCTCGTCGCTTCTGCCCGCGccgggggctgccctgggcccgGCAGCTGCGGGGTGCAGCGCCCACGGGGGCGCCTCAGACGCTGGTTTCATCCGCGGCCTTCTTCATGAGCttggcagagaggagggagtGGGGCAGGGGGTGAGGGCTCCGCGCGGCCGGCAGCATCAGGCGCACCTTCTGGTTGGTCCTGCGCCACTCCGAGTACAGCTGGCAGTGGTAGCGGAACGACACCTGGGGGGGCAAGGCGGCGCGGGGGTTACCAGGCTGCCTCCGCCCCCGGGCAGCCACAGCGGCGAGGTGCAGCCACCCTGCCGTGTGccctctgcaggctcctgctcagtccccagcagccctgcccaaggGACGCGGCACTGCCCCCGAGCCCGGCCGGGGCCCTCCGTGTCCCGAGGCTTTGCCAAGGAGCCAGTTAATTCCTGCAGACACCAGGCTgagcaggcacagccagaagggcTCTCTGGCACCAGGACAGAGCTTGCTCAGCTGGGTTTGGGCACCAGGCTAGGAGGAACCACACTTGACTCCCTTTGCCCGACTCATGGGCTATAGCTGGGCTGAGAACCTGGCCCAGGCATGAGGGCTTCTCGACTGGAGCAGCTTCCTGCCAGCTCACAGATCCTGGTGGATCTCCTCTGCCCTTGGCAAAAGCTTCCTCTCCTTTGCCTGCATCCACAGGCCGTGGGTTGGCCTCCTTTCTCCCCACAAcgctgtgtgctgggagagggtgggagggggagaggagagggtgcGAAGGCTGGAGGGgcccagaggcaggagctggccgTGCagttgcagagcagccctggagggggcGCTTCGAGCTGCGTCCGCTGTGAGCACCACCAGCGCCGGAGACCTTCCCACAGCTGTGAGCATCACCAGCGCCGGAGACCTTCCCACAGCTGTGAGCATCACCAGCGCCGGAGACCTTCCCACAGCTGTGAGCATCACCAGCGCCGGAGACCTTCCCACAGCTGTGAGCACCACCAGCGCCGGAGACCTTCCCACAGCTCCTGCGGGGTCTGTAGCTCGGAAACTAAACTTGTCTGGGCCTGCCTGGGGaaggcacagaagcagcagacacTGCCCCTCCGAATTATCTTCCTCGAAATTGTGAGCAAGAAAACGCAGCCCTGAGTGCAGTTTGCCCTCATCAGAGCAAGCTCGAGAAACGTTCAGCtggcaagccaggagcagcaggaagggcaCCTGAGAGGGCAAAGTCAGCATTCCCCCTCCGGACAGGGCTCAGCCATCTGCCCTGAGCAGTGGAGCTGTGCCCCGGCACTGAGGAGATTCGCTCCCCTTGCCCTGCCGCTGCGGGGCAGCTGTGCGGACAAAGCTGTCTGccgaggaagcagcagcagagacatcctgcagcctgcagaggctcCGTgccatgggggtgctggtgcagcCCTCcgggacagctcctgctgcgcaggaaggagctgcagcctgcgcCACAGCTCTCTCCTGCCATCCTCACGGCGACCGCAGCCGTCcccacccagcagccctgcGGCTGAGCGCAGTAACCGGGAGCAGAGAGCCTCCATTAAGgtcctccagggaaggtgaggcacagcagagccagagccctTCGGCCAACACTTGTCACTTCACTGCATTCTTCCCTTGCCTTCAGCcttccagctgctctggagcGGCCCTGGGGCAGAAGCACTCCCTCAAGGCTTCCCCAGCTCTTACCCTGAGGCTTTCTACAGCAGCGACCTGATGCAGAATtccctgcacagctccctgggcacagtgGCATCAGCCAGAGGCTTCTGGTGCAGGTacccccagagcagaggctgtggcagcagctcccctggcacccGAGGCtgtgggagggctgcaaggagtGTCCTAACCCCAGGGAAAGCTGATCCCCGAGATCAGTGGGGCAGGGACTGGGCTGTGGCATTTCTACTCCCCACAGGACATTTTGGGGTCCCACTCTGACTCCTCCAGcaactgcactgctccagcaggcagctgggaaaggatccagaggctgcaggcacaggcagggcactgagcagcagaggcaggatggagatgtggagctgccagcacagagacCCTCCCAGCAACAGCAGAGACCTGAATGGGAGCCAGAGGCAAGGCCCTGGCCCGGGagcccctgcagagagcagggcccCTGgagtggcagggcagagggctgctccccaaccccactgcaccccagccccactgctccccaaccccactgcaccccagccccactgcaccccagccacacagctccccacccccactgcaCTCCAGCTCCACTGCACCCCAGCCCCACTGAACTCTCAACTCCACTGCACCCCAACCACACTGCACCCCAACcccactgctccccagccccactgAACTCTCAACTCCACTGCACCCCAACCACACTGCACAATAACCACACTGGGAGCCAAGAGAGGCTCCTGCAGGAAGCTCTGTCCCAGCATGGAGCACTGCAACCCTAGACAGTGCCAACTGCAGCTGCCCACTCACCCCAGTGCTTCCAGCCCCCACAGGGTGACCCACCCTGggctcagggctcagctccAAAAGCTCAGGAAGAGGGAGAAGCCagaagcctgcccagggccagtgCTCCTCACACCCCCTGTGCCACTGCCATCTTTCAGAcactgcagagctgatgcagctgTGGGCCACAGAGAGCCCcaacagccactgctgcccctcttgcgagcacagagctgtgctgggcagcacaaGGCCTGGCAGGAGGTGATGGCAGATTGCTCAGGGGCCAAATGCTTTCCAGGTCTGCCCCTAACCCAAGCTCATGTTTCACCTCACAAGCTGGGTTGGGCCTCTCCACCCAGGCTCAGCCAcaccagtgccagggcacacaccagcctggggagcaggctcccagctcagcctggcaggcagctgccaggaagTGGTTTCTcatcctcagcagctccacttgAAGATAATCAAATGGATGCCAAAGGAGAAGAGTCCAAGGGGAGGCAGACAGGGGAGAGGGCACTGCACTCTGCCCACGGGAggcgctggcagcaggcaggagctgcagcaggcaggagctggcagcaggcaggagctgcagcaggcaggagccgcagcaggcaggagctggcagcaggcaggagctgcagcaggcaggagctggcagctggcagcaggcaggagctggcagcaggcaggagctgcagcaggcaggagctggcagctggcagcaggcaggagccgcagcaggcaggagctggcagcaggcaggagctgcagcaggcaggagctggcagctggcagcaggcaggagctggcagcaggcaggagctgcagcaggcaggagccgcagcaggcaggagctggcagcaggcaggagctgcagcaggcaggagctggcagcaggcaggagctgcagcaggcaggagctggcagctggcagcaggcaggagctggcagcaggcaggcacttACCAGCGTCCAGAGGACGTAGATGGTGAAAAGTGCAATGGTGAGGGCGATGAGGCCGATGGCCTCCAGGCGGCTGTTGAACTGCAGGTGGTCCTGCGCCCCCcgcaggcagagccagcccgAGATGGCAGCCAGGGGCGTGATGAAGAGGAAGCAAACCATGTCGCAGAAGAGTGTTCGCTTCTCGCTGCGCGGCCCCGGGTCCTGCAGCCACTGCCGGAGGGAAGCAGCACACAGTCAGCGGGGGCACGGCGGGCACGGGGCACACCGGGAACACAGGGCACACGGGGCACAGGGACACACGGGGAACACAGGGAACAGTGGGcacacagggcacagggcacacGGGGCACAGGGACACACGGGGAACACAGGGAACAGTGGGcacacagggcacagggcacagcaggcacacagagcacagggacacatgaggagcacagggcacagggcacagcaggcacacagagcacagggacacatgAGGAGCACAGGGCACACGGGGAacacagggcacagggcagagcaggcacagagggcacagggacACACGGGgaacacagggcacacagggcacagggcacagtgggcacacagggcacagggacacacagcaacacagcaacACAGGGCACAGGGAACACAGGGCACATGGGCACACATGGaatgcagggcacagagggacaTGGGGCACATGGGCATGGGGGCCAAACAGGGAACACAGGGCACATGGGCACAGGGGATACGCAGGGCACGCAGGGCACacagtggagctgctgtgctgggaagcactcacagctgccctgcagcctgcaggtccctgcagctggcactcaaCTGACAAGATCCTTGCcaaaaggcagaggcagggagtgcCCAGTGTGACCAGCACCATGGGCAggggggaggggcctggagctgggcagggacaagggacagtgactttgagctggagaggggagagttagagtgagggtggggagagcctggcacaggctgcccagggaggctgtggctgcctcctgcctggaggtgctcaaggccaggagggatgaggccttgagcatctgtgctggtggaggtgtctctgcccatggcaggggttggcactggatgagctttgaggtcccttccaatccaactcactctgtggctctatgaagCTATCagagacagctgcaggagatgtgcaggagccacaggagctgccagggctgctccctggagcagtgaggagcaggcagcaggaggtgaggTCAGTAAAGCCTGGCACTGGAAAGGGCTTCAGCAGGgcactggcagggctgtgcagctggggcaggggctgggggaaactgaggcactggGGGGCCTGTGGCCAGGCCCAGGCTAAGGGCATCTGCTCCACACCCAGTGGCATTCTGCAGTCTGACTCCTGATTTACACATCTGAATGCCAGCCCCCAGGGGTTGAGCCCCCTGGCAGCCCCAGAGGCAGCCCCCAGGGGTTGTGCCCCTTGCCTCGGGTCACCAGGAGGCTTTGTaggcctttcccttcccctccggCAGCTCTCAGCccgcaggctgcaggcagcaatcccCACACAGCAGGCTCGGAGCGCTCAGCCcaggctccctgcaggcactgccctgcacagcagcactggctccctgcaggcactgccctgcacagcagcactcattccctgcaggcactgccctgcacagcagcactcattccctgcaggcactgccctgcacagcagcactggctccctgcaggcactgccctgcacagcagcactggctccctgcaagcactgccctgcacagcagcactggctccctgcaggcactgccctgcacagcaacactggctccctgcaggcactgccctgcacagcagcactggctccctgcaggcactgccctgcacagcagcactggctccctgcaagcactgccctgcacagcagcactggctccctgcaggcactgccctgcacagcagcactcattccctgcaggcactgccctgcacagcagcactcactccctgcaggcactgccctgcacagcagcactggctccctgcaggcactgccctgcacagcagcactcattccctgcaggcactgccctgcacagcagcactcattccctgcaggcactgccctgcacagcagcactcactccctgcaggcactgccctgcacagcagcactcattccctgcaggcactgccctgcacagcagcactcattccctgcaggcactgccctgcacagcagcactcattccctgcaggcactgccctgcacagcagcactcattccctgcaggcactgccctgcacagcagcactcattccctgcaggcactgccctgcacagcagcactcattccctgcaggcactgccctgcacagcagcactcactccctgcaggcactgccctgcacagcagcactggctccctgcaggcactgccctgcacagcagcactcattccctgcaggcactgccctgcacagcagcactcactccctgcaggcactgccctgcacagcagcactcattccctgcaggcactgccctgcacagcagcactcagtccctgcaggcactgccctgcacagcagcactcattccctgcagacactgccctgcacagcagcactcactccctgcaggcactgccctgcacagcagcactggctccctgcaagcactgccctgcacagcagcactcattccctgcaggcactgccctgcataGCAGCACTGGCTCCCTgcaagcactgccctgcacagcagcactcattccctgcaggcactgccctgcacagcagcactcactccctgcaggcactgccctgcacagcagcactcattccctgcaggcactgccctgcacagcagcactggctccctgcaagcactgccctgcacagcagcactcgcTCCCTgcaagcactgccctgcacagcagcactcattccctgcaggcactgccctgcacagcagcactcactccctgcaggcactgccctgcacagcagcactggctccctgcaagcactgccctgcacagcagcactcattccctgcaggcactgccctgcacagcagcactcactccctgcaggcactgccctgcacagcagcactcattccctgcaggcactgccctgcacagcagcactcattccctgcaggcactgccctgcacagcagcactcattccctgcagacactgccctgcacagcagcactcactccctgcaggcactgccctgcacagcagcactggctccctgcaagcactgccctgcacagcagcactcattccctgcaggcactgccctgcataGCAGCActggctccctgcaggcactgccctgcacagcagcactggctccctgcaagcactgccctgcacagcagcactcattccctgcaggcactgccctgcacagcagcactcactccctgcaggcactgccctgcacagcagcactcattccctgcaggcactgccctgcacagcagcactggctccctgcaagcactgccctgcacagcagcactcgcTCCCTgcaagcactgccctgcacagcagcactggctccctgcaggcactgccctgcacagcagcactcactccctgcaggcactgccctgcacagcagcactcattccctgcaggcactgccctgcacagcagcactggctccctgcaggcactgccctgcacagcagcactcattccctgcaggcactgccctgcacagcagcactggctccctgcaggcactgccctgcacagcagcactcactccctgcaggcactgccctgcacagcagcactcattccctgcaggcactgccctgcacagcagcactcactccctgcaggcactgccctgcacagcagcactcgctccctgcaggcactgccctgcacagcagcactcattccctgcaggcactgccctgcacagcagcactcactccctgcaggcactgccctgcacagcagcactcattccctgcaggcactgccctgcacagcagcactcactccctgcaggcactgccctgcacagcagcactggctccctgcaggcactgccctgcacagcagcactggctccctgcaggcactgccctgcacagcagcactcattccctgcaggcactgccctgcacagcagcactcactccctgcaggcactgccctgcacagcagcactggctccctgcaggcactgccctgcacagcagcactggctccctgcaggcactgccctgcacagcagcactggctccctgcaggcactgccctgcacagcagcactcattccctgcaggcactgccctgcacagcagcactcattccctgcaggcactgccctgcacagcagcactggctccctgcaggcactgccctgcacaacaGCACTcgctccctgcaggcactgccctgcacagcagcactggctccctgcaggcactgccctgcacagcagcactcattccctgcaggcactgccctgcacagcagcactcactccctgcaggcactgccctgcacagcagcactcattccctgcaggcactgccctgcacagcagcactggctccctgcaggcactgccctgcacagcagcactcattccctgcaggcactgccctgcacagcagcactcactccctgcaggcactgccctgcacagcagcactcattccctgcaggcactgccctgcacagcagcactcactccctgcaggcactgccctgcacagcagcactggctccctgcaggcactgccctgcacagcagcactggctccctgcaggcactgccctgcacagcagcactggctccctgcaggcactgccctgcacagcagcactggctccctgcaggcactgccctgcacagcagcactcattccctgcaggcactgccctgcacagcagcactggctccctgcaggcactgccctgcacagcagcactcattcCCCGTTCCCAGGATTCTGCTATTTTcagccttccctttccttttttaggcaagcagctgtggctgctgccagtgcccagctccTTTCTACCGGCACTTCTGCacgctgctgctcctccctccTGTCCTGCACAGGGATCCTGTCCCACACAAGGATCCTGCCCTGCACAGGAATCCTGTCCCGCACAGGGAtcctgccctgcacagggaTCCTGTCCCACACAAGGAtcctgccctgcacagggaTCCTGT
It contains:
- the MARCHF2 gene encoding E3 ubiquitin-protein ligase MARCHF2 — protein: MTTGDCCHLPGSLCDCPGGAALAKAVEDADLGRPHYVTQVSSRDGRLLSTVIRALGAQSDGPICRICHEGGSGEGLLSPCDCTGTLGTVHKSCLEKWLSSSNTSYCELCHTEFVVERRPRPLTEWLQDPGPRSEKRTLFCDMVCFLFITPLAAISGWLCLRGAQDHLQFNSRLEAIGLIALTIALFTIYVLWTLVSFRYHCQLYSEWRRTNQKVRLMLPAARSPHPLPHSLLSAKLMKKAADETSV